A stretch of DNA from Arachis hypogaea cultivar Tifrunner chromosome 19, arahy.Tifrunner.gnm2.J5K5, whole genome shotgun sequence:
gtatgatgtcttttcctcaacttttgctcaacgcgaaaatccatgacgagcaccctatgttgtgttgtcaaactctctcccgggataattttacagttaatgcaaaatttccggtcgactctcctcaacaagaagaagtcgatttgagagcttgtcatgccactcttataggttataagatgttcgtctctctttttaaaacatgtatttgcgattagaagatcaaaagttgaggaaaagtccaaaatagttttaccctcggcattgatcaccccgaaaccatggccttcgtgaatactcccatatccagtcacttctctcccaacatggccatttaaatctcctcctaagaaaatcttatctcccaaaggtatgccttgaaccaaactctctagatcctcccaaaaccttatcttgtgttgttcgtccgaacccacttgcggtgcataggcgctaatcacatggaaagcacctccctctaccacaagtttgatagagatgatccgatctccccccctcttgacatccactacgtccttcttccactgcttatccacaattattccaaccccattcctattcttcacctttcctgtattccaaagtttgaaaccagaagtatccaactccctagcctttgcaccaacccatttcgtttcttgtaggcacataatgttaatcttcctccttgtcatggtgtccaccacctccatagactttcctgttagagtgcctatgttccatgtcccaaatcccAACCTTCTGTcacttcgacctttaccttttactttgtgaactagcttatttaccctcgtccgttcacgaaaacgcgagaacccttgctcatttaacactacatctgggcaccgatgcagcggctcttgctttgacaccgtactcgagccatacggcgcgttgcttccggacaacgacctagctttagcgcaataatgtctttgattcatgtcatggggttcggctatatttttatgttggttgccgaagatctaacacaaccctcctcctttatccgagtTTAGAACTGGCTATGTACCACAAGTGTAACATAGACGAAGTTTTTGACTTtttgtataattataaaaatttttttttttattaaattataaagatattttaataaaaataatattacaatatatatttaaaaaataaaaattaaacgttAATATGAAAATTATAATCCGTATTTTAATTTATCTACATTTTAATTATCGTATCGatacatataaatttattataccgAAACAAACACCAAAATTTTATAAGCACCAAACAAATTCCGAGTTAGGATGCTAGATATCTTTGTATGCCTAAAAGGGGAAAAGAACAATGCAATTTCTTCCCATTATATTGTCTTATTTATGCTGGCAGTGCGCTTGGATCTAGCTAGTGAGTCCTCCACTTCTCCTTTCAAGTAGGACTGAACCCGGATTGGATCGAATCGAATATAGctaaaatttcaatttgtttcGCACTAAAATTATCAGATTGGATCCTATATTCGCAGTTTTTAAGTTTGAATctgattcgatccgatccgcaatcAGATCGGATATATCCTTAAAacacaaatatattttaaaaaatttaattttattaaaaaaatatcaataaaatttatttttcctattcttttaaatatgtttacttttaaaataatattaaacatattttttttaaataataaattaaaataatacaacatataggataattattagttgaaataatacataaaaagaatgtttacttatttatttctttatttttgcggatacgcggatatgcAGATACTtacacaaaatccgcaatccgattcGATTAGTGTGccgatcggatcggatcggatcggatcggatccgatagCTTCGCGAATCGGATCTATATCCGCAATTTTCTCGGGTCGAATTCGGATAAATACCGCgaatatgcggatcggatccgatccatgaaTACCCCTACTTCGAGGTCAACAAACTggataagaaaattgaaaagaaaccCTACTAAAAAACAAGTTAAACCCTCCATTCAAGACACACCAATCTTAGTTAGAATGGTTAATTATTTCTTAATCCAATAGAAATGAAAACGAGGTTGGTGTTTGTAATGGTAATTGTTCTGGCAAAGATAGTAGCCGCAGCTACGCAAGCCCTTCCTGGTTGCACTGAAACATGTGGGGATGTTTTAATTCCATACCCGCCGTTTGGCATAGGAGTTCCATCAATCACCAGTAAAAGCTGTTTCTTGAAACAAAGCTTGGAACTTGTCTGCAAAGACTCAACTTTATATCTCAGAGGCGTTGACCTCAAAATATGGAAGATCTCCCTCAAAAGTCAACTGGGCATGCCTGCTTTGATTTCCAAGGTAGGTAGAGAAGATCACAACCAAGATAATAACAGAGTAAGAAAGCAAGGCAACGAAGCCAGACTTCCTATAGGGACGGCTTTCGTGACTTCTAAGGAAGAAAACAGCTTCGTAAGTGTAGGGTGTGACACTTACGGGTTCATCAATAATATTATTCATGGCAGCATAGAGAACACAACAGGGTGCTTGACAAGGTGCAATAACATGGCTGATATTCAAAACGATGAGAGTTGCACGGGGATAGGGTGCTGTAAGGTGGATATTCCTCTTGCCATGAAGAACAATAATATCAGCATAGAGGCGAATAGCTTCTCCAATTTCAACACATCGTGGGGATTCAACAACTGCAGCTACTCCTTTATGGCAAAAAAGGGTGGCTACGAATTTTCGGTGAGTCATTTGATGAAGGGGGCATCGTTGGAGAGGGTTCCCATGGTTATTGATTGGAGCGTTGGAGAACTGGGTCGTGAAGTTTCCCGCCAAAACATCTATCGGCATATATGCAGGGGTAATAGCAGTTGCTAGGATTCCAACAATGGATTTGGTTACCGATGGAGATGTAATAAAGGCTTCGAGGGAAATCCATACGATCTGGAAGGTTGCCGAGGTACTATtgtgtttttaattaaattttagacaAGCATATTGCATGTATACTGAAAGAAAAAGTATAACCCATACTGAAAAAAATGAGTTGTAATGTTTAGACATGTTACGTATAAATGTGTTGGTCATATTAGCATGACTATGTAATTATGTTTAGAGATAAA
This window harbors:
- the LOC140182115 gene encoding wall-associated receptor kinase 2-like, translated to MVIVLAKIVAAATQALPGCTETCGDVLIPYPPFGIGVPSITSKSCFLKQSLELVCKDSTLYLRGVDLKIWKISLKSQLGMPALISKVGREDHNQDNNRVRKQGNEARLPIGTAFVTSKEENSFVSVGCDTYGFINNIIHGSIENTTGCLTRCNNMADIQNDESCTGIGCCKVDIPLAMKNNNISIEANSFSNFNTSWGFNNCSYSFMAKKGGYEFSVSHLMKGASLERVPMVIDWSVGELGREVSRQNIYRHICRGNSSC